One Megamonas hypermegale genomic window carries:
- the rsmA gene encoding 16S rRNA (adenine(1518)-N(6)/adenine(1519)-N(6))-dimethyltransferase RsmA, translated as MKAPTIADKKVTRYILQRFGLHMSKRLGQNFLIDAGIVQGIVDVADIKPGDRVLEIGPGIGTLTQALCEAGADVTCVELDKRLPEILAHTLESYDNVRVIQGDILKVNILEIMGEEPFKVVANLPYYITTPIIMELLEKHLPITDIVVMVQKEVAERMAATPGGKTYGALSVAVQYYTVPEIALHVPPRSFMPPPEVDSVVVDCKVRQEPAVDLIDEKMFFRVVKAAFGQRRKTLNNALKSIGVDKNIIADVLAQAGIETTRRGETLTMEEFAAISNILSKMSMEK; from the coding sequence ATGAAAGCACCGACTATTGCGGATAAGAAAGTTACAAGATATATTTTACAGCGTTTTGGTCTACATATGAGCAAACGCTTAGGACAGAATTTTTTAATCGATGCGGGTATTGTACAGGGAATTGTTGATGTGGCAGATATCAAGCCGGGCGATAGAGTTTTAGAAATTGGACCAGGTATCGGCACTTTGACACAGGCACTTTGTGAAGCTGGTGCTGATGTGACTTGCGTAGAATTAGATAAACGCTTGCCAGAAATTTTAGCACATACTTTGGAGTCATATGATAATGTACGTGTAATACAAGGCGATATTTTAAAAGTTAATATCTTGGAAATAATGGGTGAAGAACCTTTTAAAGTTGTAGCGAATTTGCCATATTATATTACAACACCGATTATCATGGAACTTTTAGAAAAACATTTACCGATTACGGATATCGTTGTAATGGTGCAAAAAGAAGTTGCGGAAAGAATGGCGGCAACTCCAGGTGGCAAGACATATGGAGCACTTTCGGTTGCAGTACAGTATTATACTGTTCCAGAAATAGCGTTACATGTTCCACCGCGTTCTTTCATGCCACCACCAGAAGTTGATTCTGTAGTAGTGGATTGTAAAGTTAGACAAGAGCCAGCAGTTGATTTAATTGATGAAAAGATGTTCTTCCGTGTAGTTAAAGCAGCTTTTGGTCAGCGCCGTAAGACTTTAAACAACGCTTTAAAATCAATAGGCGTGGATAAAAATATAATCGCTGATGTTTTAGCACAAGCGGGCAT
- a CDS encoding TatD family hydrolase, whose translation MLVDTHAHIDDVKYDEDRDEMVVRAKEYGVTRIITMGDTMVSSSNAIKLAEKYDGVYAGAGVHPQEALSLMPGDYDTLAQWMTHPKVKVLGEIGLDYYYENASREKQQEIFIRQLDVARQMHMPVSIHDRDAHGDTMAILKKEGRGLTGSIHCFSGSYEMAKELLKMGWFLGVDGPLTFKNAAKLPEIIAKIPLERLLLETDSPYLAPVPKRGRRNEPAYVKYIAEKVAEVRGISFEEVASQTTQNAINVFNLD comes from the coding sequence ATGCTTGTAGATACACATGCACATATAGATGATGTAAAATATGATGAAGACCGCGATGAAATGGTCGTTCGTGCTAAAGAATACGGTGTTACTCGCATTATAACCATGGGCGATACGATGGTTTCATCAAGTAATGCTATAAAATTAGCAGAAAAATATGATGGCGTTTATGCTGGAGCGGGTGTTCATCCCCAAGAAGCTCTCAGCTTAATGCCAGGCGATTATGATACTTTGGCACAGTGGATGACTCATCCAAAAGTAAAAGTGCTAGGTGAAATCGGTCTTGACTATTATTATGAAAATGCTTCTCGCGAAAAACAGCAAGAAATTTTCATTCGTCAACTCGATGTTGCTCGTCAAATGCATATGCCAGTTAGTATCCATGACCGCGATGCTCATGGCGATACCATGGCAATATTGAAAAAAGAAGGCAGAGGGCTTACAGGTTCAATTCACTGTTTTTCAGGTAGCTATGAAATGGCAAAAGAATTATTAAAAATGGGTTGGTTTTTGGGTGTAGATGGCCCGCTTACATTTAAAAATGCGGCGAAATTACCAGAAATCATCGCTAAAATTCCACTTGAAAGATTGCTTTTAGAAACGGATAGCCCATATCTTGCACCAGTGCCAAAACGTGGCAGACGTAATGAGCCTGCTTATGTAAAATATATAGCAGAAAAAGTAGCAGAAGTCAGAGGCATTTCTTTTGAAGAGGTAGCATCTCAAACGACACAAAACGCTATAAACGTATTTAATTTAGATTGA
- the rnmV gene encoding ribonuclease M5 translates to MIKEVLVVEGKMDVVAINKAVEADCIITEGFNLLPRTIKNIKAAYEKRGIIILTDPDSAGERIRSYLVRRFPNAKHAFIPAQEATANDDIGVEQAKPEAIRKALAKVRTAEIEPSNEFSAKDLILNGLNGSQSASLRRAKVGEILGIGFANAKTFLRRLNNYGVTRDEFEKALAQLDKEDN, encoded by the coding sequence ATGATAAAAGAAGTACTAGTAGTTGAAGGGAAAATGGACGTTGTAGCAATCAATAAAGCTGTAGAAGCTGATTGCATTATAACGGAAGGTTTTAATCTTTTGCCACGAACGATAAAGAATATAAAAGCAGCTTATGAAAAAAGAGGCATTATTATCTTAACAGACCCGGATTCAGCAGGGGAAAGAATTCGTTCGTATTTGGTAAGACGCTTTCCGAATGCTAAGCATGCATTCATTCCTGCTCAAGAAGCTACAGCTAATGATGATATCGGGGTTGAACAGGCAAAACCTGAAGCTATAAGAAAAGCATTAGCAAAGGTTCGTACAGCAGAAATTGAACCTTCAAATGAATTTAGTGCTAAGGATTTAATTTTAAATGGTTTAAATGGTTCACAAAGCGCTAGTTTGCGCCGTGCTAAAGTGGGCGAAATCTTAGGTATTGGCTTTGCCAATGCTAAGACTTTTTTGCGTCGTTTAAATAATTATGGCGTGACTAGAGATGAATTTGAAAAAGCTTTGGCGCAGTTGGATAAAGAAGATAATTGA
- a CDS encoding 3D domain-containing protein, protein MDLRNLFSHDATKRKVTIGFVLCFVMATLTGFASTNKNITVVADGNQKVISTVYNNPQSILKQAGINLQENDDYSVSTGDVRDNSVITVNRAVPVNIEIDGNTKTIKTAKKTVGELMSSLNLDEDKYFVDQNKNAQINTNSTIKVLNVSTRLVLKDEVQPYNVIKEPDSSLIKGIEEVEQAGRNGLNRLLVREKYHNGVKVDEEVMQTTQLVRVRDQVVREGIAEPVAQKSVGFRSYSQVLYMEASAYLPYDGGGSGYTALGIPARYGVAAVDPRVIPLGTRLYIPGYGEAIAADTGGAVNGYTIDLCMEDYTQAINFGRRGVEVYILD, encoded by the coding sequence ATGGATTTAAGAAACCTATTTAGCCATGACGCTACAAAGCGTAAAGTTACAATTGGTTTTGTTTTGTGTTTTGTAATGGCAACTTTAACTGGTTTTGCTAGTACGAATAAGAATATTACAGTTGTAGCTGATGGTAATCAAAAGGTAATCAGTACAGTTTATAACAATCCACAAAGTATATTAAAACAAGCAGGTATTAACTTACAGGAAAATGATGATTACAGTGTATCGACAGGTGATGTGAGGGATAATTCTGTTATTACCGTAAATCGCGCTGTTCCTGTAAATATTGAAATTGATGGGAATACAAAAACTATTAAAACAGCTAAAAAAACAGTGGGAGAATTGATGTCTTCTTTAAATTTAGATGAAGATAAGTATTTTGTAGACCAGAATAAGAATGCTCAGATAAATACTAACTCCACAATCAAAGTATTAAATGTATCAACTAGATTAGTATTAAAAGATGAAGTTCAACCATATAATGTAATAAAAGAACCAGATAGTTCATTGATTAAAGGAATTGAAGAAGTAGAACAAGCAGGCAGAAACGGTCTTAATCGTTTGTTAGTAAGAGAAAAATATCACAATGGTGTAAAAGTAGACGAAGAAGTAATGCAGACAACGCAACTTGTTAGAGTAAGAGACCAAGTTGTGCGTGAAGGTATTGCTGAACCAGTAGCACAAAAAAGTGTAGGGTTCCGTTCTTATTCACAAGTATTGTACATGGAAGCTAGTGCATATTTGCCATATGATGGTGGTGGTAGTGGCTATACTGCTTTGGGTATTCCAGCACGCTATGGTGTAGCGGCAGTTGACCCTAGAGTAATTCCACTTGGTACCCGCTTGTATATTCCTGGTTATGGCGAAGCAATTGCCGCTGATACTGGCGGAGCTGTAAATGGCTATACAATTGATTTGTGTATGGAAGATTATACACAAGCCATAAATTTTGGTCGTCGTGGTGTAGAAGTTTATATTTTAGATTAA